CGGTGGAGCGGCGCACGAACAGGCCGAGATGGTTGGGCCGGATATGTTCGGGGCAGGCCAGGGTGCAGAGATTGCACATGACGCATTCGTCGAACACCGCCGCCGCTGCGGCGAAATCGCCCTCGACGCTGAGCTCGACACCCTTCTGCACCGCCAGACCCTTGGGGCAGGCGCGGTCGCAGCCGCTGCAATGGCGGCAATGCGCCGCCTCGGGGAAGCTCTCATGCAGCGCGTCGAGCAGTTCCCAGCCCTCGCCCAGCGCGTCCAGCCGGTAGTCATGCTGCCGCTCGGGCGCGAAATAGTCGATGAAGCTGACCTGCATGCCGGGCTCGACACGGGTCTCGCAGGCCAGCCTTGTCTCCACCGCGCGCTCGCCCTCGCGCCGCACCATGCAGCGGCAGGAGCCGCAGACGCCCTGGCCCATGCAGCCGATATTGGCGGTCAGCGCCGTGCCGCCGCGCGCCGCCGCCTGCAGGATGGAGGCGGTCGCGTCGGCCTCCAGCAGCTCGCCATCGATGGTCAGGCGGATGCGGTCGGAGGGTGCCTCCGGCGGGGCGGCGGGGGGGCCGGGCTGCTGCTCTGGACGGTCCATGACGCGGTCGCGCTCCCTTCTGGCCATGGCGGGGCCATGGCGGGCCGGGACGGGGGCAGCCATCCCGGCCATACCTTGCGATCGGCGGCCCCCGGGGCGGCGGGCCTTGCGCGGAAGCTTCGGGTGCGGGCGGGATTTTGCAAGGGCCCAGGCGGCCGATCCGGCGCCTGCCGGCACACGCAGCGCTGAATTGACAGCGAGGGCCGCCGCCGCTTGCCTGCCGCCATCCGCAACAGTTCCGAGGATGCCGGGTCGCGCCGCGGCCGAAGCCCTGATGCCGCCGCTGCCCGCCCTTGCCCGACCGGTCCCGCCGCTGCAGCGCCTGGCGCTGCGCCGCGACGATGCCTTCCCGCTGCGGGCGGAGGCGCTGGGCTTCACCTTCCACACGCCCGAGGGGCGCGAATACTGGGTGCGCGACGCCTGCTATGCGCTGACGCCGGAGGCCATCG
The sequence above is a segment of the Pseudoroseomonas cervicalis genome. Coding sequences within it:
- a CDS encoding 4Fe-4S dicluster domain-containing protein; the encoded protein is MDRPEQQPGPPAAPPEAPSDRIRLTIDGELLEADATASILQAAARGGTALTANIGCMGQGVCGSCRCMVRREGERAVETRLACETRVEPGMQVSFIDYFAPERQHDYRLDALGEGWELLDALHESFPEAAHCRHCSGCDRACPKGLAVQKGVELSVEGDFAAAAAVFDECVMCNLCTLACPEHIRPNHLGLFVRRSTAALTLRPIDLVRRLREIESGEMRVVLPDAGPEENRAEGAA